From Pempheris klunzingeri isolate RE-2024b chromosome 18, fPemKlu1.hap1, whole genome shotgun sequence, a single genomic window includes:
- the vps18 gene encoding vacuolar protein sorting-associated protein 18 homolog — translation MASILDEYEDSQNTRQSAQQHSRLSTNIGITHSGFVNVRLEEEKPIFNKQRIDFTPPEKINHLAVCNNQLCMSLGKDTLLRIDLAKPDQLNQIELGRKDESKVHKLFLDPSGSHLLISLNTSECLYLNRNTQKVRSLSRWRGHLIESVGWNKLLGNETNTGPILVGTSQGIIFEAEISATEGSLFNTNPDQYFRQVHSLEEDGKPAPVCCLEVERGLENKYFIIATTRKRLFQFVGKVAEGSEQQGFSSIFSQNQDLLPSFREFPANMGYSEITFYTSKLRSSPKAFAWMMGNGVLYGQLDYVRPDSLLSDVQVWEYTPDIDLSVNKPISIVLTQFHFLLLLHDRVKAICTLNGQVVYEDVFPDKFGTLKKMIKDPVGGLVWIYTERAVFRYHVQREARDVWQMYMSMNKFDLAKEYCRERPECMDMVLAKEAEHCFQNKRYLESAKCYALTQNYFEEIALKFIEAKQEEALKEFLLKKLNNLKQNERTQITLLVTWLAELYLNRLGQLESDGNSIIFQETRDEFRHFLSNSKHKECLFNNRSTIYDLLASHGNVDDMVYFSVVMQDYERVISHYCQHDDYSAALDVLSKHCDQKLFYKFSPVLMQHIPIKVVDAWIQMGKRLDPKKLIPALMNYSQMGSTQQINETIRYMEFCVYELNVTEEAIHNYLLSLYAKYKSDSLLLYLAQAGTHASEIHYDLKYALRLCAEHGYLRACVLVYRIMELYEEAVDLALQVDVDLAKSCADLPEDDEELRKKLWLKIARHVVQEEKDVKKAMNCLSSCNLLKIEDILPFFPDFVTIDHFKEAICSSLEEYNKHIEELKQEMEEATESAKRIREDIQEMRNKYGVVDSHEKCAACDFPLLNRPFYLFLCGHMFHYDCLFQEVTPHLAVFKQSRLEELQKKLAATTQSSKSRHRPVPKDEGDTSSLGKGNAGTSREQIKSDIDDIIASECVYCGELMIKSIDKPFIDPKKFEEEKSSWL, via the exons ATGGCTTCAATTCTTGACGAGTACGAGGATTCGCAAAACACCAGGCAAAGTGCGCAACAGCACAGCCGCCTGTCAACCAACATCGGTATAACACATTCAG GGTTTGTGAACGTGAGACTTGAAGAAGAGAAGCCGATATTCAACAAGCAGAGGATTGACTTCACACCGCCTGAGAAGATAAACCATCTTGCAGTCTGCAACAATCAGCTGTGCATGAGTCTGGGAAAGGACACCCTGCTGAG GATTGACCTGGCCAAGCCAGATCAGCTAAATCAGATTGAATTAGGAAGGAAAGATGAAAGTAAAGTCCACAAACTGTTCCTGGACCCCTCTG GCTCCCATCTGCTGATCAGCCTGAACACCAGCGAGTGTCTGTACCTCAACAGGAACACACAGAAGGTGCGCAGTCTGTCCCGCTGGAGAGGCCACCTCATCGAGAGCGTAGGCTGGAACAAGCTGCTGGGCAATGAGACCAACACAGGACCAATCCTGGTTGGCACCAGTCAAGGCATCATCTTTGAGGCTGAGATCTCTGCAACTGAGGGCAGCCTGTTCAACACCAATCCAGATCAATACTTCAGACAG GTCCATTCCCTGGAGGAAGATGGGAAGCCTGCACCGGTCTGCTGCCTGGAGGTGGAGCGGGGCCTGGAGAACAAGTACTTCATCATCGCCACCACCCGCAAACGCCTGTTCCAGTTTGTGGGTAAGGTGGCCGAGGGGTCAGAGCAGCAAGGCTTCAGCTCCATCTTCAGCCAGAACCAGGACCTGCTGCCCAGTTTCCGAGAATTCCCAGCCAACATGGGCTACAGTGAGATTACCTTCTACACATCGAAGCTTCGCAGCTCCCCTAAGGCGTTCGCCTGGATGATGGGTAATGGAGTTCTGTATGGTCAGCTGGACTATGTCAGACCTGATTCCCTGCTGAGTGATGTGCAG GTTTGGGAGTACACTCCAGACATAGACCTCAGTGTCAACAAGCCCATCTCCATTGTCCTGACACAgttccacttcctgctgctgctccatgaCCGAGTCAAGGCCATCTGCACTCTGAATGGACAGGTGGTATATGAGGATGTGTTCCCTGATAAATTTGGCACCCTTAAGAAGATGATCAAGGACCCAGTTGGTGGGTTGGTGTGGATCTACACTGAGCGGGCAGTTTTCCGGTACCACGTCCAGCGCGAGGCCAGGGATGTCTGGCAGATGTACATGAGCATGAATAAATTTGATCTGGCCAAGGAGTACTGCCGTGAAAGGCCAGAGTGTATGGACATGGTGCTGGCCAAGGAGGCTGAGCACTGCTTCCAGAACAAGCGGTACCTTGAGAGTGCTAAATGCTACGCGCTGACACAGAACTACTTTGAAGAGATTGCCCTCAAGTTCATTGAAGCCAAACAAGAGGAAGCCCTAAAGGAGTTCTTACTGAAGAAACTAAATAATTTGAAGCAGAATGAGAGAACGCAGATCACCTTGCTAGTCACCTGGCTAGCTGAGCTCTACCTAAACCGGCTTGGCCAGCTGGAGAGTGATGGCAACAGCATCATCTTCCAGGAGACCCGTGACGAGTTTCGCCACTTCCTCAGCAACTCTAAACATAAGGAGTGCCTTTTCAACAACCGCAGCACCATCTACGACCTGCTGGCCAGCCACGGCAACGTGGACGACATGGTTTACTTCTCAGTCGTCATGCAGGACTACGAGAGAGTGATATCCCACTACTGCCAACATGACGACTACAGTGCCGCTCTGGATGTGCTCTCCAAGCATTGTGATCAGAAGCTATTCTACAAGTTCTCCCCCGTCCTCATGCAGCATATTCCCATAAAAGTGGTAGATGCGTGGATTCAGATGGGAAAACGGCTGGACCCAAAGAAGCTCATTCCAGCTCTGATGAACTACAGCCAGATGGGCAGCACCCAGCAGATCAATGAAACCATCCGTTACATGGAGTTCTGCGTGTACGAGTTGAATGTGACAGAGGAGGCCATCCATAACTACCTGCTCTCGCTCTACGCCAAGTATAAGTCGGACTCTCTGCTGTTGTATCTAGCGCAGGCAGGCACACACGCCTCAGAGATCCACTATGACTTAAAGTACGCCCTCAGGCTGTGTGCAGAACATGGCTACCTGCGGGCCTGTGTCCTGGTCTACAGGATAATGGAACTGTATGAGGAGGCAGTGGATCTTGCTTTACAA GTAGATGTAGACTTGGCCAAGTCATGTGCAGATCTGCCTGAGGATGACGAGGAGCTCAGGAAAAAGCTTTGGCTGAAGATCGCCCGGCATGTGGTGCAGGAGGAAAAGGATGTGAAGAAAGCCATGAACTGTCTGTCCAGCTGCAACCTGCTCAAGATTGAAGACATCCTGCCCTTCTTCCCAGACTTTGTCACCATTGACCATTTTAAG GAGGCTATCTGCAGCTCCCTGGAGGAGTACAACAAACACATCGAGGAGCTGAAACAAGAAATGGAGGAGGCCACAGAGAGCGCTAAACGCATCAGAGAAGACATCCAGGAGATGAGGAACAAGTATGGTGTGGTGGATTCCCATGAAAAGTGTGCTGCTTGTGACTTTCCATTGCTCAACAGGCCCTTCTATCTGTTCCTGTGTGGACACATGTTCCACTACGACTGCCTTTTCCAG GAAGTGACCCCTCACCTAGCCGTCTTTAAGCAGAGTcgtctggaggagctgcagaaaaaGCTGGCTGCAACCACACAATCGTCCAAGTCACGCCACCGCCCGGTGCCCAAGGACGAAGGAGACACTTCCAGCCTGGGAAAGGGCAACGCCGGCACAAGCCGCgaacaaataaaatcagacatTGATGACATCATTGCGTCTGAATGCGTGTACTGCGGCGAATTGATGATTAAGTCCATCGACAAGCCTTTCATCGATCCGAAGAAATTTGAGGAGGAGAAATCCAGCTGGCTATGA
- the rhov gene encoding rho-related GTP-binding protein RhoV isoform X2, translating to MPPHMDYFYHESRVPSACGLTREDELEPGVISCMLVGDGAVGKTSMIVSYTSNGYPTEYKQTGFDVFSGQVQVEGSPVKVQLVDTAGQEFDEFRALSYAHTDVFLLCFSVVNPTSFHNITKKWVAEIRAYNPSSPIVLVGTQSDLLLDVNVLINLDRSNVKPVLSSRARSMAEKIRAADYIECSSLTQKNLKEAFDAAIFAAIKSKTRKSKKRRFSDRRTKAFSRCSWKKFFCFV from the exons ATGCCACCTCACATGGATTACTTCTACCACGAGTCCCGAGTGCCCTCCGCTTGCGGGCTGACCCGGGAGGACGAGCTGGAGCCCGGTGTGATCAGCTGCATGCTGGTGGGAGACGGAGCCGTCGGCAAGACCAGCATGATTGTCAGCTACACCTCCAATGGATACCCGACAGAGTACAAACAGACTGGCTTTGATGTCTTCTCCG gtcaggTCCAAGTAGAAGGATCTCCGGTCAAAGTTCAGCTTGTGGACACTGCTGGACAG GAGTTTGATGAGTTCAGGGCTCTGTCCTATGCCCACACGGACGTCTTTCTCCTGTGCTTCAGCGTGGTCAACCCCACCTCGTTTCACAACATCACCAAGAAGTGGGTCGCGGAGATCCGGGCTTATAACCCGTCCTCGCCCATCGTTCTCGTCGGGACGCAGTCGGACCTCTTACTGGACGTGAACGTCCTCATCAACCTGGACCGATCTAATGTCAAGCCAGTGCTGAGCTCCCGGGCCCGGAGCATGGCGGAGAAGATCAGGGCTGCGGACTACATTGAGTGCTCGTCACTCACTCAAAAGAACTTGAAGGAGGCGTTTGATGCGGCCATCTTCGCCGCAATTAAGAGCAAAACCCGCAAGAGCAAGAAGAGGAGGTTTTCTGACAGGCGCACCAAAGCTTTCTCCAGGTGCAGCTGGAAGAAGTTCTTCTGCTTCGTCTGA
- the rhov gene encoding rho-related GTP-binding protein RhoV isoform X1, whose amino-acid sequence MPPHMDYFYHESRVPSACGLTREDELEPGVISCMLVGDGAVGKTSMIVSYTSNGYPTEYKQTGFDVFSGQVQVEGSPVKVQLVDTAGQEEFDEFRALSYAHTDVFLLCFSVVNPTSFHNITKKWVAEIRAYNPSSPIVLVGTQSDLLLDVNVLINLDRSNVKPVLSSRARSMAEKIRAADYIECSSLTQKNLKEAFDAAIFAAIKSKTRKSKKRRFSDRRTKAFSRCSWKKFFCFV is encoded by the exons ATGCCACCTCACATGGATTACTTCTACCACGAGTCCCGAGTGCCCTCCGCTTGCGGGCTGACCCGGGAGGACGAGCTGGAGCCCGGTGTGATCAGCTGCATGCTGGTGGGAGACGGAGCCGTCGGCAAGACCAGCATGATTGTCAGCTACACCTCCAATGGATACCCGACAGAGTACAAACAGACTGGCTTTGATGTCTTCTCCG gtcaggTCCAAGTAGAAGGATCTCCGGTCAAAGTTCAGCTTGTGGACACTGCTGGACAG GAGGAGTTTGATGAGTTCAGGGCTCTGTCCTATGCCCACACGGACGTCTTTCTCCTGTGCTTCAGCGTGGTCAACCCCACCTCGTTTCACAACATCACCAAGAAGTGGGTCGCGGAGATCCGGGCTTATAACCCGTCCTCGCCCATCGTTCTCGTCGGGACGCAGTCGGACCTCTTACTGGACGTGAACGTCCTCATCAACCTGGACCGATCTAATGTCAAGCCAGTGCTGAGCTCCCGGGCCCGGAGCATGGCGGAGAAGATCAGGGCTGCGGACTACATTGAGTGCTCGTCACTCACTCAAAAGAACTTGAAGGAGGCGTTTGATGCGGCCATCTTCGCCGCAATTAAGAGCAAAACCCGCAAGAGCAAGAAGAGGAGGTTTTCTGACAGGCGCACCAAAGCTTTCTCCAGGTGCAGCTGGAAGAAGTTCTTCTGCTTCGTCTGA